The Primulina huaijiensis isolate GDHJ02 chromosome 10, ASM1229523v2, whole genome shotgun sequence region attcttaaattatttaaaataaatattttcttaactagaaataaaaatttagcttttaaatttttaacatctTAATCGACTCCGTTCCTCCATCCCCGGCCTACCACCGCTATTcgtctgaaaatctttaaattatgcaGTCGGacagaattaaaaaataatcatttagtcaatcaaaatatataattcatgcaaccaaaatcatttaatttaaaaattttcatgcatgcgcaTAAGGGAACTGGATTTTTGGAAGTTACATAAACTTTTGCAAATCCACCACCAAAGATCCGTTCTTCTCCGCGGCAACTTTGCCGGCGTTTTTCATCTATGTCACACGTTGAAGGACCTCGTTTCCAATATCCTCGTGCGTCATGTGCAGCCGCAACGCCACCTTCATTCCCTCTGTTAGCGGTTTCTCGATTTATTATTTTGCTTCAACGAGTTGATCAAGTATcaaatgtgtattgattacTCGTGATATTTATTGATTTCTAGAGTCTCAGCTCAAGCTTTTAGACACCACCTTCAACACCCTCGACCATGAATACCCGGTTCATCTTTTACTCAGCGTACAGAGGCCAACAGATCATCGGCACGCCGAACGACACCGATTCCAGTGCCGAGCTCTGCCCGCAATGTGTCACGAACCCCACGGTGCACTGCCCTGAGAAACCTATGCCCGCTGTTTTCCGAACCAACCGCCATTTCCTTGAACTGCTCCGCCGAAAACATACCCCTTCTGCCGAAACAGAGAAATATCGCGCTTCTTGTGGGCTGTAAATCCAACAATTTCAAGCATTCGTGCTCTGTAACACCATTCTTGCTGTTACTTTAAGGAATCAACGGGCCAAGAAAGTAATCAGGAGGAGTTTTAGAACTTGGTGTACACAAATTCTTAACCAGTGCGTCTTTTGCTTTAGGCTCGAGCGCATCAAAAGAATTCACGAGGATTCCATCCGATCTTCCTGTGTCAATTGCAGTGTCTAGAAAATGTTTGTACTCGCAAATGCATTCCAATGGTTAAATCTGACGAGTGAATTCGCGGACACTCAGGAATCtaaaaagtttataaaacttgTGCGAAAAggtttattattttatgaattatatTAACATAGGATATAATAGTTTGGATAATACAGGTATTATTATAGTAATAAAAACCAAGATTCTAAAAAACGTGAAGCATCCCGAAGCGCGTATGTCAAGCTTCAAGCTTTTCAAgtttaagcgagattagcacagacttaagcgtgaaaaagcattttttatctttagtgtaattgtaattatctcaaaccaataaatagataaaataatacataaatatgataaatttaagtctgatgcattgattatcatatttataaaatcataaaaatatcaaaattacaatctttatttgtttttgcaactagaacacattaaaaatgttaaatatttgtcaaatcattatcagacacgcttaatcataattaaaattaaaaaactaacatctaaattataaaccaaatttattattttaaaataaaaagacataccttcaaaataaaaaaatttaaaaataaatagatgcgattaattgtgtttaagcacgcttaattaaacaccttaattatatttaattcgGTCAAACTCGCTTTTTTCCGCTTTCTCCGAAGCGGGCGTTTTTGACGAGGTTCAAGCTTAAGCACGCTTAAGCGAGATTTAAAcgggctttttagaacactgataaAAACTGTagtgtttaaaatatataaaaagaaaaacgaaaatgAAATAAACCAAATAGGTAAAAAGATGGTGACATTTTGATAAATGACTTTTATTACTAATTGATACATCCATTTAACAGCACTTTAGGATGATATAACTTTATAAAGACGATGTTCAAACAAGGAAATATTTACGGTGGATATCTAGGCACCCAGAGACGAGGAAAGATGCAGTAATCGGCGAAATACTTCGAGAAGTTGAAAATAAACATAGATCCGAAAATTCTCGAATATGACAACTTTTCGAAGTGATGCTGAATCCATGAGAAAgcaacattaattaaattaatatattttttattatgttctGTAAACTTGATTTCTATACATGAAACATTAAAAACTTTGCTGTTGTGTCTTATTTCTCATACTTTTGGATAGTTTATTTTAGAACCatacttttcaaaattttttattttattagaatAATGTGCaaatataacaatagttattGTATTATTCGGCCATGTTATTTATGATAAATTCcgataatgaaaaaaattcatctTTGCCACACAAACCAATTTTTCTAGCCCCATTCCTGCCTATacgatatatatttttcttcaaattaacgtcataatataaacttaattaaaaatagtgaTTTAACCTATTACTAATTGgtgttaaatataataaattttagtaaatatattaaggatattagataaataataatagataataattacAAGGGATGACTTTTTCTTATAGAAAGTATAGATGATAGTGATAAATGAAATAAGATACATTAGtaaatttcatattatatttGGAATACTAAAGTCTTCTCTTGGCACATGGACAGAAATTATATGATACATATATGCCAAAAAACACCTTATTCAGATAGAAAGAACTTATTTAGATAGTGTGCGAACGTATGCCTAAAACAAAAATGCATTTTTAAGTTGTACTTGgattgaaatatatgattttgacGAAAAAATTTGATTTAGGAAGAGATTTGGGTGATTGATTTGAAATGACACCACTATTATCATTAAAATTGCATAACTTGATGTGTTGTGGACTTGATGCGAGTATGAATAGGAAGTAGTCAGTAACGAGAATTCTAGGGCGTAATTGTCTGCTGATCGAGTAGCCGACTCTCAGAACCACCTATGCAGTACAAGTGTCACTCATCTATTGTATCTGATATATGTATCTTAACAGAGTCTATGAATAATGTTAACATTTGTCATGTTATGGACATTCACTTGATTACAGTTTCAAAGACATGTCATTTGAACAAAGAAGAGTGCCCAATTTCAAGAACCCCAACAAAACAATCAGAGTTTAAGCGATAGTTCAGCAACACATGACAAGTCAATGCATTTCGAATATTCGATACATGTCTCAGGGTATGATATTTAAACTGATAGTCAATCTACGAAAACGCACTGAGAACAAACTTTAAATCACGATTTCTTTGGAGCAATGTGCTTCTGTTCTTCTCCAAGGGAAACCAATACTAGCCAAGGCCTCTGACATACTGATCAACATTTGTATTAAATAGCTCACATCTGAAACAGACGACAGAAAACCAAATTAGCACCCAAGTATCACGATTGAAAAACCTATAACTtggttaaatattattttaatgaaataataGAAGAATATTCGCAATTTGTTGTTCGTGTGCATAGACTCTGCTTTAAAGCTTAAAGTTTCGCACGCAGGTTCACTAGCAACTCAATAAATTGCATGAGGAAACTGTAAACACAGCATCATCTCCGCATCTTAAAATTATTCAGAGTAAGGAGAGAAAGCTCATTGATTGGCTTGACATGGTTATTCTCTACACCGaatgcaattttttttgtaCAACATGTGAAGCAAATGAAACGAGATACAAACATACAATCAAATAAGTCCACGCAAGTATGTCGTCTCTGTCTCCGATAATATATTAATGGCGAGTTTAGGTACATAAGCACATAGATTAAAAAAGCAGATGCAGTTATAAATAGTCATTGCAGTTCAAATACGTCCTACTTAGTTTTTTATAAAGAATATGCTGCAGAAGCCTTAATTTTTTCTTCGTGACGTTGTCTTTTTGAAAAGAGTTAAACTTTAAAAGCCAAACTAAACATCAACTTCTAGGAAAAGACAATTTTATTTAGAAGCTGCTCCATTCAAACACACTTTCGAATGGATGTATAGCCTCACATCAAAATTCCTGCAAACATAAATGAGCTCTTCATATTTCAAATGGTACCAGAAAAGTTTGATATTTCAACTAATCGAGGCACATGAATTCCAAGACTGCTTTACCTAATGGGATTCCCTGGTGAATAAAGCGGATTCTTGACAACATACTCCACATACAAGTTATAGATGTACTTCAGAGCTTCTCTCAGATCACTGGTCCTTGGGTGGGTAACAAGAATGATCTGCAAAAAAACTCTATGCtgaaatgaagaacaaatggTGGCGATCATATAGCCACTttgaacttgttcatggtccaTCATAAACATTAATTTCTGTCTAATCTAATGCATGAACAAATGGGATACACACTGCTACTTAGGTCTTAAGTTTTTgtatcaaaaataaattaaactgaAGAACTCAAGACTCAGATGTCTGTTTTCACCAAGGAACTTAATTTTAGACTACCATGTATGTATGACCAAGGTCTGAACTAAATCAAGATTCCATACCTTAATTTCAATTTCAGCAGCGTCTTAAAGCACGTGACTGATATCTTAAGATTGCAACAAGTGAAAAAATAAGCAAGACAGAAATGTTAATTTTTACGCTAATAATCCATAAGCTGGAATTCGATTTGATAAATACAGTTTAGAGAACACCGCATATCTCCAACATGCATCAATATGGATCATATCTCATAATGAACTTACTTCCCACATCAACCACTTTCAGTGTCAATCCTTCCATAATAAATAACATTTCAGCCTACTCACATACTATACCAAAAGCCAAAGAGTGAAACTTAATACAATCATCTCAACTGACCTTAATTCCAGATGGGCTCTCCATAAAGCTTAATTTATAGGTATTCGTACGAAAGCTATGAAATGAACAACTTTGCCCAGGCAGCTGCGGCACCCCAAGATTACCCTTTTCAGCACTGCCCATCAAGCAGAAATCTTTTTTCAGACGAAAAACGAATCACTAACTACTTCAAAGAAATCATAGATTCccacaacaaaaaaacaaacaaaagtaACAAACTATCGGGTGCAAAAACGAATTTTCGAAGGGAAATAAAATCGAACACCTTGTGGGATCCATCTTCGCAGTCAAAGATTTGAGAGAGAAAAGGAGACCAAACATGAGCTTGTGATCTTGCTGTGAACTCAGGGTTTTGAGGGGTCGATTCCATTCCCTGTAAAGCAAGCAGACTCCATTTCTATTGAATATGTAAAGCATGTGGGCATTGTTCCCAGATGCCGTGGGTACCGGAGGAGATGGACTGATTTCTGAACCTCCAAAGAATTGCATTGTTCTTGAGATTTCAAAATCCCTCGAGCAAATCACAACGTTGCCGGAGATAGAAATGCTGAAGATCAGAGATCTCCGGTGATCTCTCAAGGAGCTTCTACTTTGTTGAAAATGGATTTCTGAAATGGTCGATTAAATCGCGACGGTAGGGATATGCGATTTATCACTTTTGAGCATTTTCAAACTAAAATGCGCTTAAAGCATACGCTGAAATACTTCTGATATTTCCTAatcattgtttttattttttaaacttaatactacaccaataaatagataaatatatttaatatcattgtttttttttaacttcgatttgtttttttttttttttaacttcgatTAGTTTAGAACTTAACGCCAAACGATGCACTAAGATAAGAACGTAAAActtatctttttatatttaGGGTGGTATACCGTATCGTATCCTAACGAAAATCCTATATCGTATACAATACCGAAAATTAcgatataagaaaattcataccgatactGTACCgacatataactagcataccgattataccgaaattgtacAGTATATCGAGATTTCGGTATGGTATCagtatataccgttttataccgaaaaaaaccttacgttttaaaatttttataaatttattgttttaaaatattatatattttaaaatttttgtacattttttcggtatttcgttATATACCGAAAGTTTCAAATTCCATACcgttatcgtaccgaaaaatgTGGTATCGTTACCATACcataccgaaatcttcggtataccgaaaattcggcaaaatcggtattttttcggtatgataatctcggtataccgaaaattcggtaattTTTCCCATCCCTATTTATACCAAATGATATATCAAGAATACtagcactacaacaaaaatggctttccgCAGCACGCGTAtgggcttttcgcagcgcgcattGCACGCTGTAAAGTTGTAAGaagttgaaagttcaagattatccgtggcgtacatgtgcacgctgttaatactattattcaCGGCGTGCATATGTACGCCGTTAACATAACTATCCGCGGCGTGCAATGTCCGCCGTAAATATTCtttgaaaatctaaaatttagcgacggttttatcaaaaaccgtcgctaaatagtgACGGTTCATAACCGAAAACGCCATCACTAAATTAGCGACGTTTTTTGAACAGTCGTgcatttagcgacgggtttttagtaaaaataaaaaaaaaacttttatagttcaataaattttaaaaaaaactataatacAACTTTgataactaacacttaaaaaaatcaatcaaaattgaaacaaaaaaacgtacTTAAATCGAAACCAAAATCGtataagagagaaaatttaaAGTGTTGTAAAGTAGTGTGGAGGAAAATGAAACGAaaatcggatatttatagataatttgcgaataatagcgacggttgtcttttaaatcgtcgctattagcgacggttaaaataGAACTGTCGcacatagcgacggttttttaataaactgtcgctgatttactctatttgcgacggtttaaaaaaactgtcgctaatagcgactgTTTTTTAATAAACAGCCGCCGATCTACGATCGGCGACGGTGtgtataaaccgtcgcaaatattaaattagcgacggttttagtaacaccgtcgctaatttaaaaattcgaaCCCATTTTCTGTAGCGTGCTAATAATATGCGTGCCGTGAATAATATTATTGACGGCGTGCAattaatgtacgccgttaatgtttaaacacgattttttttaaaaaaaatatttacttttaacagcgcacataagcatgcacgctgttaataatactatttacagcgtgcctttattgtgcgctgcgaaaattgcataGGTTATCCGCAGTgtgcttttactgcacgccgttaataatactatccgcagcgtgcttttactgcacgTCATTATTTCTTTTAAGTGCAacactattaacagcgcacgtATGGGTGCTCGCCGTGGAAAGTAGTATTCGCAGTGTgtttttaatgcacgctgttgatgaagtgctgcggaaaatcatttttcttgtagtgtagtTTTACCCGTCTTTGCTTCTAcattcaattcaagaaaatattttaggcttggtaaattttattttagtgataCAAAAAACATGTTTTCTGATATTTTGTGATGATCCCAAAAGATGCAGATATAATCCAAATTTCAATAACTTTTTCATACATAAATTTCATATCTTagtttttaatcatttaaactttaaggtttggaaattttatttttagttatcttttttaaaaatcaaattttaataaaagaaaTCTAAGTCAAATTAACTGAAGTCATTTCAGGTGGTCAGCTGGATCAGAAACCAAAGTCGGATATTTTGTAAACATTTCGTAAATCTGGTTAAGATTGATATTTAAGTCTATTCtaaaaattaactcaagaaattttttttttcaaattcataaatttaatcAAGTTGATGTGAGACATCTAAACAAATCATAAACTATATACCAAACAATAAAGTTAAGAGAgaagaaattaatatttgaaaattttttataattaaccTTTTTTCAATCTATGTTTAAAGtacttttataataaattacgaaataaatgtcatatatatgtatatcagTTCAAATCATAAATCTTATTACTAGCTAGTAAATAAAAGCCAAGAATGTTGGTTCAAATTACAGAACTCCAAGAGAGACAAATAGCAAGTGATCAGCCATCTCCTCCGCCTTTGAAGGTGGTTGTCGCGGTGGGGCTGGAGGAATTCTACGGCATCGAAGATCGCCGACCGCTTGTAAGCGAGATTTCACAATCTTAAAACCTTTCGAAAGTATCATCATCATCCATGAAATCAATCGGAATCATAATATAAACTATATCCCTCACCCTCATCAGCACCACCCATCACCTCCTCCTCCTCTTCCTCCTCTGCCCTCATCGTCTCTGTGTCGAATTTGTTTTGCGCCACAGCTTCTTCTTCCATTAATTCACTAGGAGAGAAACTAGAACAAGAGGCAGGCGGCGAAGAAGTTAGTGGAGTAGTACCCATGGGAATCAAAGGTGTTTTGGTTCTATCGGTGGTGGCGACGATGGCGGCTGGAGAGAGCTTGTTACGGGTACTTCCAGAATGGGAGCTCCGGTGAGTTGGGCGTGGATGAGTGTGCCCGCCGGTGTAAGATACCACGAAAATGGTCGGGTCATTTGGGCTACGCTCCACTTGTTTCCTTGCCGCACAACCTTTTGATGTGCTACACCTATAGTAATTTCTGTTTGGAAATCTaaaagttaattttatttttctaaatttattattaaatatataattaggaAATTGTAGCCATGcttgttttacttttaaatttgataaattatttttatatttgaaaggAAATATAATAGTATCatctcaaattttattttttcactgtttattatcaaaatatctaaa contains the following coding sequences:
- the LOC140985700 gene encoding uncharacterized protein, with the protein product MQFFGGSEISPSPPVPTASGNNAHMLYIFNRNGVCLLYREWNRPLKTLSSQQDHKLMFGLLFSLKSLTAKMDPTSAEKGNLGVPQLPGQSCSFHSFRTNTYKLSFMESPSGIKIILVTHPRTSDLREALKYIYNLYVEYVVKNPLYSPGNPIRCELFNTNVDQYVRGLG